The segment TGAAATGCCGTAAACTTTTAATTTTAAAATTTAATATAATGAAAAAAATTGCAAAACTTAGTATTCTTTTAGTTTTTATTCTTTCAGCAACTTCTTGCACTGTGAAAAGAAATGTTGCACGTGTTTCGCCCGATCAGCAAATTGATTTAAGCGGAAGATGGAACGATACCGATTCAAAACTTGCAGCTCAGGCTTTGGTCGATCAAGTTCTCGGCGAGAGATGGATTGAAGATTTCAGACAACAAAATAATGGCGAAAAACCAGTCGTGATAGTTGGTTTAGTGAAAAATAAAAGCCATGAGCATATCGATGCTGAAACTTTTATTAAAGATATTGAAAAAGCCATAATAAAATCAGGAAGGGTAAGATTGGTTCAGGCAGGCAACAAAAGAGAGCAACTAAGAGGCGAACGAGCCGACCAGCAGAACTTTTCTTCGGCAGCTACAGCTAAAAAATGGGGACAGGAACTTGGAGCTGATTTTATGCTTCAAGGAACTATAAATTCAATAGTTGATAAATATCAAAAAGAAAAAGTTACATTCTATCAGATAGATCTTGAACTCTCAAACTTAGAAACAAACGAAATGGTTTGGATGGGCGACAAAAAAATTAAAAAATATATTACAAATTAATTGTCTGATTTAAAGAAACTTTTGCAGTCGAATTTTGAGTATTATCAAATACAATTTTCTTGTTGATTCAATTTTTCAAAAGTTAATTGAATTTTGATGAAAGACTGGAATATAGTGAATGAAATTGAAATCAATCTAATATATTTTACTTTTAAAATCTTTAGCATTTTATCATATACAAAATGAAATTTACAAAAATTACCCTAAGCATTTTTTCAATAATTTTTATTGCTTCTTGTGCAACATATTATCAGAAGAACTTAAAATTTCAGGAACATGTTACAAATGGAAAATTGGAAAAAGCTAAACAGCTTTTACTTAAAGATACAAAAAGTAAAGAAAATAGGAATAAATTATTGTATTACTTTAACTTAGGCTGGATAAATTTTATGCTTCAAGAAAGCAATGAAAGTAATTCAAACTTTGCACAGGCTGATATTATAATCGAAGACCAACAAAAAAAATACGGATTAGAGGCACTTTCTTTAGTTTCAAATCCAGGCATTAAGCCATATAAACCGGAAGATTTTGAAGTTGTGCTTTTGAATTATTATAAGACACTTAATTATTTACGATTGCAAAAATTTGAAGAAGCCTTAGTCGAGTGCAAAAAAATTAATATCAAGCTCAACTCATTGAACGATAAGCATAAAGATCACAAAAACAGGTATCAGCAAGATGCTTTTGCCCACTTGATAATGGGTTTGGTTTACGATGCCGGAAAAGACTACAACAATGCTTTTATTGCTTACCGAAATGCTCTTGAAATTTATGAAACAGACTATTCGAAAAATTTTGGAATAGAAGCTCCTTTACAGCTAAAAAAAGACATTTTAAGAACTGCTTCCTTAGTAGGGTTTTACGATGAAGTTCAATATTATGAAAAGCAGTTTGGAATTAAATATATGAAGAAGGAAAATAGGGGAGGAGAGCTTATTTTTCTATGGCAAAATGGTTTTGGTCCTGTAAAATCGGAATGGAGTATAAATTTTTCGAAAGTAGATGGCGAAGGTGGCTGGATAACCCTTGTGAACGATGATCTCGGAATAAATTTTCCTTTTTATATTGGCGACAAATCGGCAAAAGAAAAAAGTGCTTTTGCCGATTTGAGCTTTCTGCGAATTGCTTTTCCAAAATATCTTGAGCGACCTACATATTTTAATGGTGCAGAGATTATAGCAAATCAAGCCAATTATCCTCTGGAAATTGCTGAAGATATCAACGAAATTGCTTTCAAAACATTGCATGACAGAATGTTGCGTGAAATTGGAACCTCAATTCTTCGACTTGCCACAAAAAAAGCTCTGGAACTTGCTGCACGCAAAGAAAACGAAAATATAGGTGCAGCCATCGGAATAGTCAATGCTCTTACTGAAAAGGCTGATACCAGGAATTGGCAAACACTTCCCCGAACTATTTCTTATGCACGCATTCCACTACCTGAAGGGAAAAATACGATTGAGCTTAAAACTTATGGAAACCGAAAATTTGAAACTAAACAATTGAGTTTCGATATCGAAAAAAAACGTAGCAAATTTTTCGTTTTTCATAGTATCGAAAGTTTTCCGCCTGTTGAAAATTAATTTGGCAACAGAAATTTTTCCAATAAAATAACAATATAAAGATAATCTCATATTGAAGAAAATTACATTAATTGGACTTTCCGTTTTAAGCGGTGTATTGTTAAGCCTTGCATGGACACAGTGGATGAGTGGTTTAATACTTCTAATAGCATTTATTCCACTGCTATTTGTTGAAAAGTATTTATACGAAAATAGAAACAAATTCCATTCATTTCAAATGTTCAAATATGCGTATCTGGCATTTTTTGTTTGGAATTTGATTTCTACCTGGTGGATTTATTATTCGACACTTTTTGGAGTAATTTCTGCCGTTCTTTACAATTCGCTATTAATGTCGCTCGTGTTTTGGATTTTTCATATCGTGAAATGCAAAATGGGGCAACAATATGGTTTTTTTGGTTTGATAATTTTTTGGCTGTCATTTGAATTCATACATTTCAACTGGGAACTTTCATGGACTTGGTTAAACCTTGGAAACGGTTTTGCAAAAAATATCTCTTTAATCCAATGGTACGAATATACCGGTGTTCTGGGCGGAAGTTTTTGGGTTCTTATTTCAAATATTTCGATTTATAGTTTGATAATAAATCTTCGAAAAAGAGTAATAGATAGAAAAGTAGTTTTTCAAATTGGATTATTAATAATGATTATTTGTGTTCCAATTGTTTTTTCTCAGATTATTTTTCATAGCTATTTAGAAAAGACAGATTCAATAAATGTTGTTGTTCTTCAACCAAATGTTGATCCTTACAACGAAAAATTCGATGGCTTAAGCTCGAAACAACAATTGGAAATTTTGCTTAATCTTGCCGATTCACTTGGAGATGAAAACACCGATTATTTTGTAGCTCCGGAAACTGCTTTGGCAAATGGAATGTGGGAAAGTCAGTTGGCAAAGTACAAAGCTATTAAAACAATCAAGGAGTTTTTGAAAAAATATCCTAAGGCAAAATTTATTACAGGAATCACTTCCTATAAAAAATATGAAGAAGGAGAAAAATTATCAACAACCGTGAGACAATCGAAAGGATTTGATGGATATTATGATGTTTTCAATACTGCAATTCAGCTCGATTCATCTGAAATTATTCAAAAATATCATAAATCGAAATTGGTTCCGGGTGTCGAAAAAATGCCACTTCCTCATATTTTTAAGTTTATAGAAAAATTAGCTTTAGATCTGGGTGGAACAACCGGTAGCCTTGGGAAACAAGCCGACAGAGGAACTTTTTATTCAGTGAATGATAAAACAATAATTGCTCCGGTAATTTGCTACGAATCAATTTTTGGAGAGTTTGTAAATGGGTATATAAAAAACAAAGCAAATTTCATTTTTGTAGTAACAAATGATGGTTGGTGGGGCAATACGCCGGGGCACAGGCAGCATTTAACTTATTCGCAGCTTAGAGCAATTGAAACTCGCCGTAGCATTGCACGTTCGGCAAATACCGGAATTTCATGTTTCATAAACCAAAAAGGTGAAGTTTTTCAGCCAACTGACTATTGGGTTAGAACTGCCATAAAAGGAACAATCAACTCGAACAACACTATTACTTATTATGTTGAAAATGGGAATTTCATTGGTCGAATTGCTGCATTTTTTTCTGTTTTGATACTTTTGATATTTTTAGTTGATGTATTTATTCGAAAGAAAAATAATTCAGTTAATAGCTTGTAAAGTCGAAACCTACTCTCCTGCTCATTCCTGCGGAAACAGGAATCTCCTGGAATCAGATAATCATTGTTGGGTTCCTGCCTTTGCAGGAATGAGAATTCATAATGCTTGTTCGAGAGCAAGAAAAAAGTTATCCGATGACTTTGAGTCATCGGATAACTGAAATTCATGCAAATCATTCCCCAACACTCATAATTCTCGTTTCAGAAAAATCTCCTGAATTTAATCTATAGAAATACGTTCCTGCCGACAAGTGTTTCCTATCAAAAATAATTGTATGATTTCCGGCAGTATAATTTTGCGAATGAATGGTTTCAATTCTTTCTCCCAGAAGATTAAATAACTCTATTTCTACAAAAGCTTTATGAGGAGCATAAAAACTAATTTCTGTTGTTTCTGAAAATGGATTTGGAACATTTTGAAATAGTTGGAAAGTTGAATGTTGAAGGTTGAAAGTTGAAAGTTTTTCAACAATTGAAATTTTATTGGTTTTATAAAACTCATCGCCTTGCAACCAATTTTTAACCTTTAAAAATGTTTCAGAATTATCGTTCCAAATTTTTATCACAAATATTTCATTTTCAATCAATCCATCAATTTCTTCGGTCAATTCATCATCGCCCCAAATTGAAATTGCAAGATTTTCACTGGTAAAAACTGATGAGCCAACCAATAATCCTTCTGAGCTATAAATTCCAATTTCTGAGTCAATTGGAGGTTCTGTTTCCCATGCTGTTTTTGGAATTCCGAGGGTCATATTTGAGCCTGTATTTATTGCGGTTTTGAAATGTTTGGGTTGTGAAATTTGGATGTTTGATTTTGAAATATTTGCTGAATTTGGGGGATAGGTTAAAGTTGTTGCATTGTTCATTTTTATTTGATAGCCTTCGCCGGGATTCATGTTTCCAATTAAATTAACTCCATATAGTGGCCAATATGTTTGACCCATATAATTTTTTACAATTTCAACATCATTGACAATACTACTCAGTAAAATAGAAATTGATGCAGAGGTTTTTCTTAGATATGAAATATACGACCAACCAGATTGGAGATTACAAATTGTATTTTGCGGCTGAACCGATAAACCACTCATTATTAAAGTGTCTGTAATAATCATCTTGATTTGATAACCCTCACATATTGAAATATCTCCTATTTGATTAACTACATAAACAGGCCAATAGATTTCGCCAAGAGTATTCTTCACAATTTCAATATTGTTTATAAGTTCACTAAAAATAGAATCAAATGCACTATAAGTTGGAATAATATAGCTTGAGAAAAAACTCCATCCTTGAGGTAAAGTAATTGCTTGAATTTCGTTTGTAGATAAAGAAGTTAAACCACTTAGACCATTAACTGAGAAATATTCCTGATTTGACATTGGAGGTGTAGGCATATATAATGCAATTGCATTATAGGCAACATTTTCAGACGCATCCCAAATTTTCCACTTAAATTCTTCGCCCAAAATGAAACCATCGTTTCCAATATCTTCGCCCCATGCTGTGATAGTTGTACTCACACCATTCCAAATTTGATAGCCCCCACAAGCCAGGGTTCCAAGGGAATCGTAAAAAACTCCTATAAAATCTCCTGCCTCAATCGGAGCTCCTTCAATTATAACCTCAATTGTATTTTGAATAAGTATTGAATGATTTGTCGGAGAAAACAAATATGACCAATTTGGTGTGTTCGAAATTATTAACTCAAAAATCTCAATACTATCAACAATGGAACAGTTGCTACTATCTGAAACCGTAACTGTATATACACCGGATGGCAAATATGCAATATCTTCGCTAATTTCGCCATTGCTCCAAAGAAAAGAATATGGAGAAGCTCCA is part of the Bacteroidota bacterium genome and harbors:
- the lnt gene encoding apolipoprotein N-acyltransferase, whose amino-acid sequence is MKKITLIGLSVLSGVLLSLAWTQWMSGLILLIAFIPLLFVEKYLYENRNKFHSFQMFKYAYLAFFVWNLISTWWIYYSTLFGVISAVLYNSLLMSLVFWIFHIVKCKMGQQYGFFGLIIFWLSFEFIHFNWELSWTWLNLGNGFAKNISLIQWYEYTGVLGGSFWVLISNISIYSLIINLRKRVIDRKVVFQIGLLIMIICVPIVFSQIIFHSYLEKTDSINVVVLQPNVDPYNEKFDGLSSKQQLEILLNLADSLGDENTDYFVAPETALANGMWESQLAKYKAIKTIKEFLKKYPKAKFITGITSYKKYEEGEKLSTTVRQSKGFDGYYDVFNTAIQLDSSEIIQKYHKSKLVPGVEKMPLPHIFKFIEKLALDLGGTTGSLGKQADRGTFYSVNDKTIIAPVICYESIFGEFVNGYIKNKANFIFVVTNDGWWGNTPGHRQHLTYSQLRAIETRRSIARSANTGISCFINQKGEVFQPTDYWVRTAIKGTINSNNTITYYVENGNFIGRIAAFFSVLILLIFLVDVFIRKKNNSVNSL
- a CDS encoding penicillin-binding protein activator LpoB, which gives rise to MKKIAKLSILLVFILSATSCTVKRNVARVSPDQQIDLSGRWNDTDSKLAAQALVDQVLGERWIEDFRQQNNGEKPVVIVGLVKNKSHEHIDAETFIKDIEKAIIKSGRVRLVQAGNKREQLRGERADQQNFSSAATAKKWGQELGADFMLQGTINSIVDKYQKEKVTFYQIDLELSNLETNEMVWMGDKKIKKYITN